The proteins below are encoded in one region of Anabaena sphaerica FACHB-251:
- a CDS encoding DUF3318 domain-containing protein — MTSYATSSAKAEMSELRRLKSLLPPELQSWVTVEGTTEVSPPLIRCEEIGKDQVEIQIDLVKWDALAMDQRNLLFWHEVARVQNDTIPKDGWEMAALAIGLGGAVGELWVQDGLLLVLALALCGVSGWRLYQKNSGDKRIKELVDADEKAIALATRFGYSLPNAYKSLGSALKTLIDTTPGKRQRSRYEARLSALKRSANKAKSKSKTMDEGGL, encoded by the coding sequence ATGACATCTTATGCAACCTCCTCTGCTAAAGCGGAAATGAGTGAACTCCGGCGGTTGAAAAGCTTGCTACCACCAGAATTACAAAGTTGGGTAACAGTTGAAGGCACAACTGAGGTAAGTCCACCCCTGATCCGGTGCGAAGAAATTGGTAAAGACCAAGTAGAAATTCAAATCGACTTGGTGAAATGGGATGCTTTAGCAATGGATCAGCGTAATCTCCTGTTCTGGCACGAAGTTGCTCGTGTTCAAAATGACACAATTCCCAAAGATGGTTGGGAAATGGCAGCACTCGCTATTGGCTTAGGTGGTGCTGTGGGTGAATTATGGGTACAGGATGGCTTGCTACTGGTGTTAGCTTTGGCTCTTTGCGGCGTTTCCGGTTGGCGACTGTATCAAAAGAATAGCGGGGACAAGCGAATTAAGGAATTAGTTGATGCAGACGAAAAAGCGATCGCCCTAGCCACTCGTTTTGGTTATAGTCTCCCCAACGCCTACAAAAGTTTAGGTAGTGCCTTGAAAACCTTAATTGACACTACCCCCGGTAAGCGTCAGCGTTCCCGATATGAAGCCAGACTTTCTGCCCTTAAACGCAGCGCCAACAAAGCCAAATCCAAATCTAAGACTATGGATGAAGGTGGACTGTAG